In Leptolyngbya sp. 'hensonii', the genomic window CATGATCACAGGAATGGCCTGAGTTGCTGGATTACTTTTAATCCAGCGACATAACTCATAGCCATTCATTCTGGGCATGACGATGTCCATAATCACCAAGTCAGGCGGATCTGCCTCAATCCGCTCCTTGGCTTCCAGCCCATCAACGGCCTGGGTTACGCTGAGTCCGCTTTTGGTTAAGAGATCTGACAGCATTTCCCGGAGCATGGGGCTATCGTCAACAACCAGAACTGTAGTCATAAACCTCAGTTTACTCTCCGGGTCAAACATCATTGGTGCTAGAGGTACTTTATTTTACCAGAATTCGCGGAAAGCTCCGTCCTTCAGGGCAGAGTCTGAATAGTCAGGTTAGACTGCTCCATTTTTTCATCTTTAATTTCCCCTTCTCAGGATTTTTTGCCAGCCTGTTCGGCAGTTCGGCCCCCTTCAGGGTTGAAAAGGAGACACAGACATACGGAGATATGGACATTGTAGAATAGAGCAACAAGAAGGAACCCAACCCATGGACTATGAACACCATTCGGTTCGCCCCCGCCAGGTTGGACTGTGGCGCATCTTCAAGTATCTGTTCGCCATGTCCAGTGGCGGGATCGTGCTGTTGTCTCTGGTTGGCCTGTTTGGGTTCTGGCGAACGGGCGGTCATCTCCTCAGCAGTATCGGTCGGATTTTTGACTTGACTCAACCTGCTGCGACAGTGGATATGAAATCGATCGTAGTCCAGCAGATTCGCGGTGCCAGTGATCTGACCACGGCTGTTTTCACCATGGAGGCCGTGGTCCCAACCCAGCAAGATCGGGAAATCGGTGGGCTGGTGGTGGGCCGCACCCGTTTGCTTTATATTGCCCGGGGCGAGGTACGGGCAGGTGTCGCTCTGAGTGATTTGAGAGACGAAGACATTACTCTAATTGGCGATCGGATCCAGATCCGACTCCCACCCCCCCGCATTCTGGACAGCAAAATTGATGTCCAACGCTCTACCGTCTATGACTATGATCGGGGGTTTTTGGCCTTAGGACCGGATGTTGGAACCCAGTTACAGACCATGGCCGAGCAGCAATCTCTAGATAAAATTACGGAGGCAGCCTGTATAGAAGGGCTGCTTCATGAGGCCAACCAGCGAGCCTCTGATCTGGTGTCCCGGCTTTTGAATTTGGCGGGCTATCAAAATGTCTTAGTTACGACCCAACCCCCCTCTCCCACCGCTTGCGCTGACTTTAAAGCAGGTCAAGCTTCTGCCCCCGCCCATCCCTGACCATGAGTAGCCCGGTGCTGTCGAAGAAGATCGTCGTTCTACCCTTAATTCTGGCGGGTTTGGGCCTAGCTTCATCGGGCCTTTGGCTTATAACAAAACTGGCCACCAAAGATTCCTCCCATTTGGCCCTTAAACCAGCTCGGGAGCTTTATTATCGAGGACTGGAGAAACAAGAACAGGCTGATCTACCCGCTGCGATCGACCTCTGGAATCAGGCCATTCAGGTTGACCCCAGTTACAGCAGTGCCTACAGCAGTCGGGGGTTGGCCCGCCGCCTGTTGGGAGATTATCCGGGAGCGTTAGCTGACTATACCCAGGCCATCCGACTGGCTCCCCGCTCCCTGATGGCCTACCATAATCGGGGCGTGCTCCGGATCCTGATGGGAGAACATCGAAAAGCGGTGGCTGATTTCAACCAGTCCTTGCAAAT contains:
- a CDS encoding response regulator → MTTVLVVDDSPMLREMLSDLLTKSGLSVTQAVDGLEAKERIEADPPDLVIMDIVMPRMNGYELCRWIKSNPATQAIPVIMCSTKNEEFDRYWGMKQGGDAYVAKPFRQEEMMAAVKQLLNG
- a CDS encoding DUF4230 domain-containing protein, whose amino-acid sequence is MDYEHHSVRPRQVGLWRIFKYLFAMSSGGIVLLSLVGLFGFWRTGGHLLSSIGRIFDLTQPAATVDMKSIVVQQIRGASDLTTAVFTMEAVVPTQQDREIGGLVVGRTRLLYIARGEVRAGVALSDLRDEDITLIGDRIQIRLPPPRILDSKIDVQRSTVYDYDRGFLALGPDVGTQLQTMAEQQSLDKITEAACIEGLLHEANQRASDLVSRLLNLAGYQNVLVTTQPPSPTACADFKAGQASAPAHP
- a CDS encoding tetratricopeptide repeat protein gives rise to the protein MSSPVLSKKIVVLPLILAGLGLASSGLWLITKLATKDSSHLALKPARELYYRGLEKQEQADLPAAIDLWNQAIQVDPSYSSAYSSRGLARRLLGDYPGALADYTQAIRLAPRSLMAYHNRGVLRILMGEHRKAVADFNQSLQINPRFSLSYYNRGMALARLGEYQAALEDLNRAIAAYSTLAGAFHERGRVYLQLGQQRQAISDLEKALDLFAEMEDEVNYNKVLADLKNIRH